A single Sphingomonas kaistensis DNA region contains:
- a CDS encoding lytic transglycosylase domain-containing protein, translated as MALLLPLALIAPTAGSAQLVSAGPAPAVAPGNDVGYALNDWRRLRQGGNWAFADYARFLIANPGWPGESSLRRSAERAMQVNENPATVVAFFRSQQPTSATGHARLAEAYAAQGRPAEALAAARKAWSASGLSAADEIGLYQRFGASFTTTDHDARVDRLLIDRDSTDAARLLASTSAARRPAFAARIAMQQRAPDTEALYNAVMSQVTLDAGLMQDRARYLREANWQSAARQLLARPHRFTVLPIDPGKWYELKRIVAQEAYADRQYTLAYDIARQVDDALPAGSNLTDQSLQVRDEYTNLTWLAGTVAIRALNRPADAISLFDRYSEGGRSLQVLTKGAYWAGRAAAQAGQLQNATAHFSKAAAYPDLFYGQLAHERLGRTIAAPLGAPQMLVTAAQRSAFQARPLTRAVRLLGSQGRRDEQALFVRALSESLTNDSDRLLATELAAQVGRQDLAVWTARSSRNGGAPFYFRGAFPTLPGGISEESLWSISHGITRQESSFDRTAVSGAGARGMMQLMPATAQEQAGKRGVGYDFGRLTSDPSYNVMLGSSYFRRLLDQWGGNYVLAVASYNAGAGNVRKWVRNNGDPRAPGADVVAWIEDIPFSETRGYVQRVLENTVVYDRMNPRATTPRQLSHFLGKARLG; from the coding sequence ATGGCTCTCCTTTTGCCCCTGGCGTTGATCGCCCCGACCGCCGGCAGCGCGCAGCTGGTCTCGGCCGGCCCCGCTCCCGCGGTCGCGCCCGGGAACGACGTCGGCTACGCGTTGAACGACTGGCGGCGATTGCGACAAGGCGGCAATTGGGCGTTTGCCGATTACGCCCGCTTTCTCATCGCCAATCCCGGCTGGCCCGGCGAAAGCAGCCTGCGCCGCTCGGCCGAACGGGCGATGCAGGTGAACGAAAACCCGGCCACCGTGGTCGCCTTTTTCCGGTCCCAGCAGCCGACCAGCGCCACCGGCCATGCCCGCCTCGCCGAAGCCTATGCTGCGCAAGGGCGCCCGGCCGAAGCGCTGGCCGCCGCGCGCAAGGCATGGAGCGCGTCGGGCCTCTCGGCCGCGGACGAAATCGGCCTGTATCAGCGGTTTGGCGCCAGCTTCACCACCACCGATCACGACGCCCGCGTCGATCGCTTGCTGATCGATCGCGATTCCACCGACGCCGCCCGGCTGCTCGCCTCGACCAGCGCCGCGCGCCGCCCGGCTTTCGCCGCCCGTATCGCCATGCAACAGCGCGCCCCCGACACCGAAGCGCTTTACAATGCCGTGATGAGCCAGGTGACGCTCGACGCCGGGCTGATGCAGGACCGCGCCCGCTATCTGCGCGAAGCCAACTGGCAGTCGGCCGCGCGTCAGCTCCTTGCCCGCCCGCACCGCTTCACCGTCCTGCCGATCGATCCCGGCAAATGGTATGAACTGAAGCGGATCGTGGCGCAGGAAGCCTATGCCGACCGGCAATATACGCTCGCTTATGACATCGCCCGGCAGGTCGACGATGCCCTGCCCGCCGGAAGTAACCTGACCGATCAGTCGCTTCAGGTTCGCGACGAATATACCAATCTCACCTGGCTTGCCGGGACCGTCGCCATCCGCGCGCTCAACCGTCCGGCCGACGCGATTTCGCTGTTCGACCGCTACAGCGAAGGCGGGCGCTCGCTGCAGGTGCTAACCAAGGGTGCGTATTGGGCCGGGCGCGCCGCCGCGCAGGCGGGGCAGCTGCAGAATGCGACCGCGCATTTCAGCAAGGCCGCCGCTTATCCCGACCTTTTTTATGGCCAGCTTGCCCACGAACGCCTTGGCCGCACCATCGCCGCCCCACTGGGCGCGCCCCAGATGCTGGTTACGGCGGCGCAGCGCTCGGCCTTTCAGGCTCGGCCGCTAACCCGTGCCGTCCGGCTGCTCGGGTCGCAAGGTCGCCGTGACGAACAAGCCCTGTTCGTCCGCGCGCTTTCCGAATCGCTGACCAACGACAGCGATCGCTTGCTCGCGACCGAGCTGGCCGCTCAGGTCGGACGCCAGGATCTTGCCGTCTGGACCGCCCGCTCTTCGCGCAACGGCGGTGCACCCTTCTATTTTCGCGGCGCCTTTCCGACCCTGCCGGGCGGGATCAGCGAAGAATCTCTATGGAGCATCAGCCACGGCATCACCCGCCAGGAAAGCAGCTTCGACCGCACCGCGGTCAGCGGCGCGGGCGCACGCGGAATGATGCAGTTGATGCCCGCCACCGCGCAGGAACAGGCCGGCAAGCGCGGTGTAGGTTACGACTTCGGGCGGCTGACGTCGGATCCCAGCTACAACGTCATGCTGGGCTCGTCCTATTTCCGCCGCCTGCTCGACCAATGGGGCGGCAATTATGTGCTGGCGGTGGCGAGCTACAACGCCGGGGCCGGCAACGTCCGCAAGTGGGTGCGCAACAACGGCGACCCGCGTGCGCCCGGCGCCGACGTGGTCGCGTGGATAGAGGACATCCCCTTCTCCGAAACCCGCGGCTACGTGCAGCGCGTGCTGGAAAATACGGTGGTCTACGACCGGATGAATCCCCGCGCGACCACCCCGCGTCAGCTCAGCCACTTCCTCGGGAAGGCCCGCCTCGGCTAG
- a CDS encoding Ppx/GppA family phosphatase codes for MAKRSFGPVGIIDIGSNSIRFVAYAGSERVPSTLFNEKVSAGLGRELASTGRLPDKAMDQAIEALARFRLLAREMKLKRLDVVATAAVRDAENGDEFLARARQAGVEPTVITGEEEARLAALGVISAIPHAKGVVADLGGGSLELTPVANGEAGPGISLPLGVLRVGPEASAKQLAATLKKAIPPAILAAGAERTLYLVGGSFRAFAQLDQQEAGSPLHVVHGHAIEADRARELRDIIRKTSPEQLKQRFGLSTTRAQNARPAAAVLDALFRVLEPAKAVASAYGLREGLLYDHLAEARRAEDPLLAAALEAGEKLGRFGDHGAELDGWIAPLFPDDDDAARRLRLAACLLADVAWEAHPDFRALWAVDMGVHGNWVGIDAEGRTIIGRTLWSAFGGDGPFNRTLAQLVEQRVLDHAGQWGAAIRLAQRLSGGTEKLLERCRIGLEDNDVVLRLAKKDARLYSDIVARRHRQLANLMGLTARMELA; via the coding sequence ATGGCAAAACGCAGCTTCGGTCCGGTGGGAATCATCGACATCGGCTCCAACTCCATTCGCTTCGTGGCTTATGCCGGGTCGGAGCGGGTGCCTTCGACCCTGTTCAACGAGAAGGTCTCGGCCGGCCTTGGGCGCGAACTCGCCTCGACCGGGCGGCTGCCCGACAAGGCGATGGACCAGGCGATCGAGGCGCTGGCCCGTTTCCGCCTGCTCGCCCGCGAGATGAAGCTGAAGCGGCTCGACGTCGTCGCCACAGCGGCGGTGCGCGATGCGGAGAATGGCGATGAGTTCCTTGCCCGCGCGCGGCAGGCCGGGGTCGAGCCCACGGTAATCACCGGCGAGGAAGAAGCGCGGCTCGCGGCGCTTGGGGTTATCTCCGCCATTCCGCACGCCAAGGGCGTCGTGGCCGATCTTGGCGGCGGAAGCCTTGAGCTGACACCAGTTGCCAATGGCGAGGCAGGACCGGGCATCTCGCTCCCGCTTGGCGTCCTGCGGGTCGGTCCGGAGGCGAGTGCCAAGCAGTTGGCGGCGACGCTCAAGAAAGCGATCCCGCCCGCCATTCTTGCCGCCGGAGCCGAACGCACGCTGTATCTCGTCGGCGGCTCGTTCCGCGCTTTTGCGCAGCTCGACCAGCAGGAAGCAGGGTCGCCGCTTCACGTCGTCCACGGGCACGCTATCGAAGCGGACCGGGCGCGCGAATTGCGCGATATCATTCGCAAGACCTCGCCCGAGCAACTGAAGCAGCGCTTCGGCCTGTCCACCACGCGGGCGCAGAATGCGCGCCCGGCGGCTGCGGTGCTCGATGCCCTGTTCCGAGTGCTCGAACCGGCGAAGGCGGTCGCCAGCGCATACGGCCTGCGCGAAGGCCTGCTTTACGATCATCTGGCGGAGGCGCGCCGGGCGGAAGACCCTTTATTGGCGGCCGCCCTTGAGGCGGGCGAGAAACTGGGCCGCTTCGGCGATCACGGCGCCGAGCTCGACGGCTGGATCGCGCCCTTGTTTCCCGACGACGATGATGCCGCGCGGCGGCTGCGGCTGGCGGCCTGCCTCCTGGCCGATGTCGCTTGGGAAGCGCATCCCGACTTTCGCGCCTTGTGGGCGGTCGATATGGGCGTGCATGGCAATTGGGTCGGGATCGACGCCGAGGGACGGACGATTATCGGCCGCACCTTGTGGTCGGCGTTCGGCGGCGACGGGCCGTTCAACCGCACGCTGGCGCAGCTGGTGGAGCAGCGGGTGCTCGATCACGCGGGCCAGTGGGGCGCGGCGATCCGACTCGCGCAGCGGCTATCGGGCGGGACGGAGAAATTGCTCGAGCGTTGCCGGATCGGGCTGGAGGACAATGACGTCGTCCTGCGCCTCGCGAAAAAGGATGCGCGCCTTTACAGCGACATCGTCGCGCGGCGGCACCGCCAGCTGGCCAATCTCATGGGGCTGACGGCGCGGATGGAGCTGGCCTGA
- the greB gene encoding transcription elongation factor GreB — protein MSDRPRFITPEGFARIRGEYEQLFGTERPKLVETISWAAGNGDRSENGDYIYGRKRLREIDRRLGYLSKVMKNAKVVDPASQPDRDVVRFGATVELADEEDERRILTLVGDDEADAGAGRIAWGSPMARALVGARVGDERIVRLPAGEKSWEVMAIDYPASERR, from the coding sequence ATGAGCGATCGTCCCCGGTTCATCACCCCCGAAGGATTTGCCCGGATCCGCGGCGAATATGAACAATTGTTCGGGACCGAGCGGCCCAAACTGGTCGAGACGATCAGCTGGGCGGCGGGCAATGGCGACCGCTCGGAAAACGGCGACTATATCTACGGCCGCAAGCGCCTGCGCGAGATCGACCGCCGCTTGGGCTATCTCTCCAAGGTCATGAAGAACGCCAAGGTGGTCGACCCAGCGAGCCAGCCCGACCGCGACGTGGTGCGGTTCGGCGCCACGGTGGAACTTGCCGACGAGGAGGACGAGCGCCGCATCCTGACTCTGGTTGGCGACGATGAAGCCGACGCCGGCGCCGGGCGGATCGCCTGGGGGAGTCCCATGGCCCGGGCGCTGGTGGGCGCGCGGGTCGGGGACGAGCGCATCGTGCGTCTACCGGCCGGCGAAAAGAGCTGGGAAGTGATGGCGATCGACTACCCCGCGTCGGAGCGTCGATAG
- a CDS encoding I78 family peptidase inhibitor, giving the protein MKKLIVSDLAAPLIAACATVGPAEPAGGMCSDAQLQQFVGQSATADLGARIQSTSGAKTLQWVAAGSMVTMDFRGDRVRVYLDAQNKVERLSCG; this is encoded by the coding sequence GTGAAGAAATTGATCGTCTCCGACCTCGCCGCCCCGCTGATCGCGGCCTGCGCCACTGTCGGCCCGGCCGAACCCGCCGGCGGCATGTGCAGCGACGCGCAGCTGCAGCAATTTGTCGGACAATCGGCAACCGCCGACCTTGGCGCACGCATCCAGTCGACGTCGGGCGCGAAGACGCTGCAGTGGGTAGCGGCCGGATCGATGGTGACGATGGACTTCCGCGGCGACCGCGTCCGCGTCTATCTCGACGCGCAGAACAAGGTCGAGCGCCTCAGCTGCGGCTGA
- a CDS encoding arginine N-succinyltransferase, giving the protein MTFRIRPATPNDFDAIYEMAKLTGGGFTNLPADKGTLVAKLAKSEAAFDKTEEAQGSECYIFVLEDPREKIIRGTCQVFGMVGTSQAFYSYHLSTLTQWSPELGKTFRNQMLTLTTDLEGSSEVGGLFLHPQLRAGGWGMLLARSRYLFIKAHRQRFGDRLLAELRGVMDEAGNSPFWDALAGRFFDMTFPEADGFNAVNGTHFIADLMPKTPIYVSLLPDSAKAVMGQPHPTGRAALRMLQEEGMTFDRYIDIFDGGPTVTAPTDQVRSIREATEETVVEIGGDPGKTKVMLAAGRLRDFRCVRAEIRRLGKKGIAITQDAADLLEIEPGAKVMVVAR; this is encoded by the coding sequence GTGACCTTTCGTATTCGCCCGGCCACTCCGAACGATTTCGACGCCATCTACGAAATGGCCAAGCTGACCGGCGGCGGCTTCACCAATTTGCCGGCCGACAAGGGCACGCTCGTCGCCAAGCTCGCCAAGTCGGAAGCCGCCTTCGACAAGACCGAGGAAGCACAAGGCAGCGAATGCTACATCTTCGTGCTTGAAGACCCGCGCGAGAAGATCATCCGCGGGACCTGCCAGGTGTTCGGCATGGTCGGCACGTCCCAGGCCTTTTACTCCTATCATCTCTCCACGCTCACCCAATGGAGCCCGGAGCTCGGCAAGACCTTCCGCAACCAGATGCTGACGCTGACCACCGACCTCGAAGGATCGAGCGAGGTCGGCGGACTGTTCCTCCATCCCCAACTCCGCGCCGGCGGCTGGGGCATGCTTCTGGCGCGTAGTCGCTACCTGTTCATCAAAGCGCACCGACAACGCTTCGGCGACCGGCTTCTGGCCGAGCTTCGCGGCGTCATGGACGAGGCAGGCAATTCCCCCTTCTGGGATGCGCTTGCTGGACGCTTCTTCGACATGACCTTTCCCGAGGCCGACGGCTTCAATGCGGTGAACGGAACCCATTTCATCGCTGACCTCATGCCCAAGACCCCAATCTACGTTTCGCTGCTGCCCGACAGTGCCAAGGCGGTGATGGGGCAGCCGCACCCCACCGGCCGCGCCGCGTTGCGGATGCTGCAGGAAGAAGGCATGACCTTCGACCGCTACATCGACATCTTCGACGGCGGCCCGACCGTGACCGCTCCGACCGATCAGGTCCGCTCGATCCGGGAAGCAACCGAGGAAACGGTGGTCGAGATCGGCGGCGACCCCGGCAAGACCAAGGTGATGCTGGCCGCTGGACGCCTGCGCGACTTCCGCTGCGTACGGGCGGAGATTCGGCGGCTCGGCAAAAAGGGCATCGCAATCACCCAGGACGCGGCCGATCTGCTTGAGATCGAGCCTGGCGCCAAGGTCATGGTGGTCGCCCGATGA
- the dapA gene encoding 4-hydroxy-tetrahydrodipicolinate synthase, with product MFSGSIPALVTPFTAGEVDLPALRDFVDWQVTEGSSALVPCGTTGEVATLTAEEHAAVVKATIDAAAGRVPVIAGCGSYSTAESLRKMKVAKELGADAALVVIPYYNKPSQAGIAAHFRALSEGCDLPIIVYNVPSRTVADISVETLGEVARLRNVIGIKDATGNLARVTAQRLYCGTDFCQLSGNDDMALGFNAHGGVGCISVTANVAPRLCAEFQAATLDGRWEDARALADRLYLLHDSMFADASPGPAKYALGRVRPGFPQALRLPLVEANEAARAKVDAGLKTAGLA from the coding sequence ATGTTTTCAGGGTCGATCCCCGCACTCGTGACACCGTTCACCGCAGGCGAGGTCGATCTCCCCGCCTTGCGCGACTTCGTCGACTGGCAAGTGACGGAAGGATCGAGCGCGTTGGTGCCGTGCGGGACCACCGGCGAAGTGGCGACGCTGACCGCCGAAGAGCATGCCGCGGTGGTCAAGGCGACCATCGATGCGGCGGCGGGCCGGGTCCCGGTGATCGCCGGCTGCGGCAGCTATTCGACCGCCGAAAGCCTGCGCAAGATGAAGGTCGCCAAGGAACTCGGCGCCGATGCGGCGCTGGTTGTAATCCCTTATTACAACAAGCCGAGCCAGGCCGGGATCGCCGCGCATTTCCGGGCCTTGAGCGAGGGCTGCGACCTGCCGATCATCGTCTACAATGTGCCCTCGCGCACGGTGGCGGACATTTCGGTCGAAACTTTGGGCGAGGTCGCACGGCTGCGCAACGTGATCGGGATCAAGGATGCGACCGGTAATCTCGCCCGGGTAACGGCGCAGCGGCTCTATTGCGGTACCGATTTTTGCCAGCTGTCGGGTAACGACGACATGGCCTTGGGCTTCAACGCGCATGGCGGGGTGGGCTGCATCTCCGTGACGGCCAACGTCGCGCCGCGGCTGTGCGCGGAATTTCAGGCCGCGACCCTCGACGGTCGGTGGGAGGATGCAAGGGCGCTAGCCGACCGCCTCTACCTCCTGCACGATTCGATGTTTGCCGATGCTTCGCCCGGGCCGGCGAAATATGCGCTGGGGCGGGTTCGTCCGGGTTTCCCGCAGGCGCTTCGCTTGCCGCTCGTTGAGGCCAACGAAGCGGCGCGGGCGAAGGTCGATGCGGGGCTGAAGACGGCTGGGCTGGCCTAG
- a CDS encoding N-succinylarginine dihydrolase, with protein sequence MSAREINFDGIVGSSHNYGGLSLGNLASARNLGKVSYPRAAALQGLEKMRANLALGLTQGIFVPQPRPARAWLADLGTKPEEAEPALLANAMSASAMWAANAATVSPASDTADGRTHLTVANLRTMVHRSHEWPATLAQLRLAFAHEAFTVHGPVPPTFGDEGAANHMRLCTAHDQTGVEIFVYGLSGGPFPARQHVEACKAIARRHRLKPERTLFVAQSEEAIAAGAFHNDVVAVANERVLFAHEQAFAERETFLGNLERRFPDLDLVEVSASEVSLEDAIRSYLFNAQLVTPPDGRTTLIVPEEARETPSVWTWLQRHLAGNGAIRDVRVVDVRQSMANGGGPACLRLRVVCDPATVDPRFLVDEEKLDRLAGVISATWPEQIAVEDLRQAALIRDIERARAALLEACGLEELA encoded by the coding sequence ATGAGCGCCCGCGAGATCAATTTCGACGGCATCGTTGGATCGAGCCACAATTACGGGGGCCTCAGCCTTGGCAACCTCGCCTCGGCGCGCAATCTCGGCAAGGTCAGCTATCCGCGCGCCGCTGCGCTGCAGGGGCTCGAAAAGATGCGCGCCAACCTCGCGCTCGGCCTGACACAGGGCATCTTCGTGCCTCAGCCCCGCCCCGCCCGCGCCTGGCTGGCCGACCTTGGCACCAAGCCCGAGGAGGCCGAGCCCGCCCTCCTCGCCAACGCCATGAGCGCCAGCGCGATGTGGGCCGCCAACGCCGCGACGGTCAGCCCCGCCAGCGACACCGCCGATGGCCGCACGCACCTCACCGTCGCCAATCTGCGCACCATGGTCCACCGCAGCCACGAATGGCCCGCGACCCTCGCGCAGCTACGTCTGGCCTTCGCGCATGAGGCGTTCACCGTGCATGGCCCGGTTCCCCCTACTTTCGGCGACGAGGGCGCGGCCAATCACATGCGGCTGTGCACCGCGCACGATCAAACCGGGGTCGAGATCTTCGTCTACGGCCTTTCCGGCGGCCCCTTTCCCGCCCGCCAACATGTCGAGGCGTGCAAGGCGATCGCCCGCCGCCACCGCCTTAAACCCGAGCGCACGCTGTTCGTCGCCCAGTCCGAAGAAGCGATCGCCGCGGGCGCCTTTCACAACGATGTCGTCGCGGTCGCCAACGAACGAGTCCTGTTCGCCCATGAACAGGCCTTTGCCGAACGCGAAACATTCCTTGGCAATCTCGAGCGCAGGTTTCCCGATCTCGATCTGGTCGAGGTCTCGGCCTCCGAGGTCAGCCTCGAAGACGCGATCCGCTCCTACCTCTTCAACGCACAGCTCGTGACGCCCCCCGACGGTCGCACCACGCTGATCGTACCCGAAGAAGCCCGCGAGACGCCCAGTGTTTGGACCTGGCTTCAGCGTCACCTCGCCGGCAACGGCGCGATCCGCGATGTGCGGGTGGTCGATGTGCGCCAGTCGATGGCCAATGGCGGCGGCCCGGCCTGCCTGCGCCTACGAGTGGTGTGCGATCCCGCAACGGTCGATCCGCGGTTTCTCGTCGACGAAGAAAAGCTCGACCGGTTGGCAGGCGTCATCTCGGCCACTTGGCCCGAACAGATCGCGGTCGAGGATCTCCGACAAGCTGCCCTGATCCGCGACATCGAACGGGCCCGCGCCGCCCTGCTGGAAGCATGCGGGCTCGAGGAACTCGCCTAG
- a CDS encoding HRDC domain-containing protein, which yields MVAKLRKTGRGLWLDEEMERLADPSSFAFDPEDAWKRLKLPSRNPQVLGRLKVLAAWREKEARGKNLPRGRIVKDDTLADIAGHPPKTQDDLAKVRGLSAGWRNNDIGARLMAALDGAEPLGPDELPERGPSRPGLTKDGALVADLLKLLLKIKAKETGVAAKLIARSDELEALAAGVRKDLAILSGWRFDEFGRDALDLVEGRLAFATMNGKLKMTRTQEEHVA from the coding sequence ATGGTCGCCAAGCTGCGCAAGACCGGCCGCGGGCTGTGGCTCGACGAGGAGATGGAGCGGTTGGCCGACCCGTCGAGCTTCGCCTTCGATCCCGAGGATGCGTGGAAGCGTTTGAAGCTGCCGAGCCGCAATCCGCAGGTGTTGGGCCGCCTCAAGGTCCTCGCCGCCTGGCGCGAGAAGGAAGCACGCGGCAAAAACCTGCCGCGCGGCCGGATCGTCAAGGACGACACGCTGGCCGACATCGCCGGCCATCCGCCCAAGACGCAGGACGATCTCGCCAAGGTCCGCGGCCTGTCGGCGGGCTGGCGCAACAACGACATCGGCGCGCGGCTGATGGCGGCGCTCGATGGCGCGGAGCCACTCGGCCCCGACGAATTGCCAGAGCGCGGTCCCAGCCGCCCCGGCCTGACCAAGGATGGCGCGCTTGTCGCCGATCTCCTGAAGCTCCTGCTCAAGATCAAGGCCAAGGAAACCGGCGTCGCGGCTAAGCTGATTGCCCGCTCGGATGAACTGGAAGCCCTCGCCGCCGGAGTACGCAAGGACCTTGCGATCCTCAGCGGCTGGCGGTTCGACGAATTCGGCCGCGATGCGTTGGACCTGGTAGAGGGTCGGCTGGCGTTCGCGACGATGAACGGCAAGCTCAAGATGACCCGCACTCAGGAGGAGCACGTCGCGTGA
- the aspS gene encoding aspartate--tRNA ligase: MHAYRTHHCGQLRQTDVGNDVRISGWVHRKRDHGGVLFVDLRDHYGLTQVVVDVDSPALAVLEKLRVESVVTIDGTVKTRAEGTTNANLPTGEIEVYARGVTVQSSAAELPMPVAGEQEYPEDIRLRYRYLDLRRERLHSNIMLRSNVIASIRRRMVEQGFTEFQTPILTASSPEGARDYLVPSRVHPGKFYALPQAPQMFKQLLMVAGFDRYFQIAPCFRDEDARADRSPGEFYQLDFEMSFVTQDDVFNAIEPVLAGVFREFAGKRQVTEGAFPRIPYRESMLKYGSDKPDLRNPIVISDVGSHFEGSGFGLFSTIVGKGGFVRAIPAPNTADKSRKFFDDMNEWARGEGYAGLGYATRKGGEWGGPIAKNHGTEGMDKLANELGLGPDDGLFFAASGKELEAAKLAGAARTRVGQQLGLIDENRFDFCWIVDFPMFEYDEDAKKVDFSHNPFSMPQGELEALETKDPLDILAWQYDIVCNGVELSSGAIRNHRPDIMYKAFEIAGYTQEQVDTNFSGMINAFKFGAPPHGGSAPGIDRIVMLLAGEPNIREVVVFPMNQKAEDLMMNAPAEVSAKQLKELSIKIVGDGPKS; encoded by the coding sequence ATGCACGCCTATCGCACCCACCATTGCGGCCAGCTTCGCCAGACCGACGTCGGCAACGATGTCCGCATCTCGGGCTGGGTACATCGCAAGCGCGATCACGGCGGCGTGCTATTCGTCGACCTGCGCGATCATTACGGATTGACGCAGGTGGTGGTCGATGTCGACAGCCCGGCGCTGGCGGTGCTGGAAAAGCTGCGGGTGGAAAGCGTCGTCACCATCGATGGCACCGTCAAGACGCGCGCCGAAGGCACCACCAATGCCAACCTCCCGACCGGCGAGATCGAAGTCTACGCCCGCGGCGTCACCGTCCAGAGCAGCGCTGCCGAACTGCCGATGCCGGTGGCGGGCGAGCAGGAATATCCGGAGGATATCCGCCTTCGCTACCGCTATCTCGATCTGCGCCGCGAGCGGCTGCACTCGAACATCATGCTGCGCTCGAACGTCATCGCGTCGATCCGCCGCCGCATGGTCGAGCAGGGCTTCACCGAATTCCAGACCCCGATCCTGACCGCGTCGAGCCCCGAGGGCGCGCGCGATTATCTGGTCCCGAGCCGGGTTCACCCGGGCAAGTTCTACGCGCTTCCGCAGGCGCCGCAGATGTTCAAGCAGCTGCTGATGGTCGCGGGCTTCGACCGCTATTTCCAGATCGCGCCCTGCTTCCGCGACGAGGACGCCCGCGCCGACCGCAGCCCCGGCGAATTCTACCAGCTCGATTTCGAGATGAGCTTCGTCACGCAGGACGACGTGTTCAACGCGATCGAGCCGGTGCTGGCAGGCGTGTTCCGCGAGTTCGCGGGCAAGCGTCAGGTCACCGAGGGGGCGTTCCCGCGTATCCCGTACCGCGAATCGATGCTGAAGTACGGCAGCGACAAGCCAGACCTGCGCAACCCCATCGTCATCAGCGACGTCGGCAGCCACTTCGAAGGTTCGGGCTTTGGCCTGTTTTCGACCATCGTCGGCAAGGGCGGTTTCGTCCGCGCGATCCCGGCACCGAACACGGCCGACAAGAGCCGCAAGTTCTTCGACGATATGAACGAGTGGGCCCGCGGCGAGGGCTATGCCGGGCTCGGCTATGCCACCCGCAAGGGCGGTGAGTGGGGCGGCCCGATCGCCAAGAACCACGGCACCGAGGGCATGGACAAGCTCGCCAATGAGCTCGGCCTTGGGCCGGACGACGGCCTGTTCTTCGCCGCCAGTGGTAAGGAACTGGAAGCCGCCAAGCTTGCCGGTGCCGCGCGCACGCGGGTCGGCCAGCAGCTCGGCCTGATCGACGAGAACCGTTTCGACTTTTGCTGGATCGTCGATTTCCCGATGTTCGAATATGACGAGGACGCCAAGAAGGTCGATTTCAGCCACAACCCCTTCTCGATGCCGCAGGGCGAGCTGGAAGCGCTGGAGACCAAGGATCCGCTCGACATCCTGGCTTGGCAGTATGACATCGTCTGCAACGGGGTGGAACTGAGCTCCGGCGCGATCCGGAACCACCGCCCGGACATCATGTACAAGGCGTTCGAGATCGCCGGCTACACGCAGGAGCAGGTCGACACCAACTTCTCGGGCATGATCAATGCCTTCAAGTTCGGCGCGCCGCCGCATGGCGGATCGGCGCCGGGGATCGACCGGATCGTCATGCTGCTGGCGGGCGAGCCCAACATCCGCGAGGTCGTGGTCTTCCCGATGAACCAGAAGGCCGAGGATCTGATGATGAACGCGCCCGCCGAAGTCAGCGCGAAGCAGTTGAAAGAGCTGAGCATCAAGATCGTCGGCGACGGGCCGAAGAGCTGA